A region from the Benincasa hispida cultivar B227 chromosome 8, ASM972705v1, whole genome shotgun sequence genome encodes:
- the LOC120082789 gene encoding uncharacterized protein LOC120082789 isoform X8, whose translation MLHHRPSLLTLLSPRVGGTSLVGDKPRSSFSSWSHYAAKQNPNFETTTPWCRLLSQFGQNSNVDIFSSNFTIGSSRGCNFPLKDHTISGTLCKIKHTQREGSAVAVLESTGGKGSVMVNGLTVKKSTNCVLNSGDEVVFGALGNHAYIFQQLMNEVSVKGLDVQSGVGKFLQLGKRTGDPSAVAGASILASLSNLRQDISRWKPPSQTSSKTHQGAELPSKSIVHDAMELEIDALEANSNPEVRNDKAVDSSTTNRNLHPGSNPDAVIEAGNVKLSGVNDLIGPLFRMLAQSTSCKLKLSKSICKQVMEERNQWIGELQPASTSGMSLRCAAFKEDVHAGIVDGRGLEVSFDNFPYYLSENTKNVLIAASFIHLKHKEHSKYTSELNTVNPRILLSGPAGSEIYQEMLAKALANYYGAKLLIFDSHSFLGGLSSKEAELLKDGINAAKSCSCSKQSIVSTETTKNTDQVTGEEDTPSSSTLFTPDSQPKMEMDSIPSSSGTAKNSFLKIGDRVRFIGSASGGIYPTTSPSRGPPNGTRGKVVLTFDNNSSSKIGVKFDKLIPDGVDLGGYCEGGYGYFCNATDLRLENSGVEELDKILIDILFEAVYSESRNSPFILFMKDAEKSLVGNLDSYSTFKSRLEKLPDNVIVIGSHTHTDNRKEKSHPGGLLFTKFGSNQTALLDLAFPDSFGRLHDRGKEVPKATKLLTKLFPNKVTIHMPQDEGLLVSWKHQLERDAETLKMKGNLNQLRVQVLSRSGMDCEGLETLCIKDQTLTNESAEKVVGWALSHHLMQNLDADPDSRVLLSSESIQYGISILQAIQNESKCLKKSLKDVVTENEFEKRLLADVIPPSDIGVTFDDIGALENVKDTLKELVMLPLQRPELFCKGQLTKPCKGILLFGPPGTGKTMLAKAVATEAGANFINISMSSITSKWFGEGEKYVKAVFSLASKIAPSVVFVDEVDSMLGRRENPGEHEAMRKMKNEFMVNWDGLRTKDTERVLVLAATNRPFDLDEAVIRRLPRRLMVNLPDAPNRAKILKVILAKEDLSPEFDFDSVASMTDGYSGSDLKNLCVAAAHRPIKEILEKEKKERAAALTDGRPAPALSGSEDIRPLNMDDFKYAHERVCASVSSESVNMTELLQWNELYGEGGSRRKKALSYFM comes from the exons ATGCTGCACCACCGGCCGTCGCTGTTAACACTCCTATCGCCGAGGGTAGGTG GAACTTCGCTGGTGGGAGATAAGCCTAGGAGTTCATTTTCATCATGGAGTCACTATGCTGCGAAGCagaatccaaattttgaaacGACAACTCCTTGGTGTAGGCTTCTCTCACAGTTCGGACAG AACTCCAATGTTGATATTTTCTCGTCAAATTTTACCATTGGTTCTAGTAGAGGTTGCAACTTTCCCTTGAAGGATCACACAATTAGCGGAACACTTTGCAAGATCAAGCACACTCAG CGTGAGGGTAGTGCTGTAGCTGTGCTGGAAAGTACGGGAGGCAAGGGATCGGTGATGGTCAATGGGTTGACTGTCAAAAAGAGCACCAACTGTGTGCTAAATTCTGGTGACGAGGTGGTCTTCGGTGCTCTGGGGAACCATGCTTAT ATATTTCAGCAACTTATGAATGAGGTTTCAGTTAAAGGTTTGGATGTTCAGAGCGGTGTTGGAAAATTCTTGCAGCTCGGAAAGAGGACTGGCGATCCTTCTGCTGTGGCCGGGGCCTCGATCTTGGCGTCTCTTTCAAACCTCAGACAGGATATATCACGTTGGAAGCCTCCTTCTCAGACCAGCAGTAAAACACACCAAGGTGCTGAACTTCCTTCTAAATCTATTGTTCATGATGCAATGGAACTTGAAATTGATGCTCTTGAAGCCAACTCAAATCCAGAAGTACGAAATGATAAAGCTGTAGACTCAAGCACAACTAACAGGAATCTTCATCCCGGCTCCAATCCAGACGCTGTCATAGAGGCAGGCAATGTAAAACTCTCTGGGGTGAATGATTTGATAGGGCCTTTGTTCAGGATGTTAGCTCAGTCAACTAGTTGTAAACTGAAATTGAGCAAAAGTATCTGTAAACAGGTAATGGAAGAAAGAAACCAGTGGATTGGGGAGTTGCAGCCAGCATCAACTTCGGGAATGTCTTTGCGGTGTGCAGCATTTAAAGAAGATGTTCACGCAGGGATTGTTGATGGAAGAGGCTTAGAAGTTTCATTTGACAACTTTCCATACTATTTGAG TGAGAATACGAAGAATGTGCTTATTGCTGCTTCTTTCATACACTTGAAGCATAAAGAACATTCAAAGTATACCTCAGAATTAAATACAGTGAATCCACGAATTCTACTTTCTGGTCCCGCTG GTTCAGAGATATATCAAGAGATGCTAGCAAAGGCACTTGCCAACTACTATGGTGCTAAGCTACTCATATTTGATAGCCATTCATTTTTGGGT GGTTTATCATCAAAGGAAGCAGAGCTGTTGAAGGATGGAATTAATGCAGCAAAGTCTTGTAGCTGTTCTAAACAGAGTATTGTATCTACTGAGACCACCAAGAACACAGATCAAGTGACTGGTGAAGAAGATACACCAAGCTCTTCTACTTTATTCACCCCTGATTCCCAACCTAAGATGGAGATGGACTCAATACCATCATCCTCTGGGACAGCAAAGAATagctttttaaaaattg GTGATAGAGTAAGATTTATAGGTTCAGCTTCTGGGGGGATATATCCTACAACATCTCCCTCAAG GGGCCCACCCAATGGAACACGTGGAAAGGTTGTATTAACTTTTGACAACAACTCTTCGTCAAAAATTGGTGTTAAGTTTGATAAACTTATACCTGATGGAGTTGATCTTGGGGGATATTGTGAAGGAGGCTATGGATATTTCTGTAATG CTACCGATCTTCGTTTGGAGAACTCTGGTGTGGAAGAATTGGATAAGATacttattgatattttatttgag GCGGTATATAGTGAAAGCAGAAATTCTCCTTTCATTTTGTTCATGAAAGATGCTGAGAAGTCTCTTGTTGGAAATTTAGACTCCTATTCTACTTTTAAAAGTAGACTGGAAAAGCTTCCCGACAATGTTATAGTAATTGGTTCTCATACTCATACTGACAACCGCAAGGAGAAG TCACATCCTGGTGGCCTACTTTTCACGAAATTTGGCAGCAATCAAACTGCTCTTCTTGACTTGGCATTTCCG GATAGTTTTGGAAGACTACATGATAGAGGGAAGGAAGTTCCAAAAGCAACAAAACTTCTTACTAAACTATTTCCCAATAAAGTTACAATCCACATGCCGCAG GATGAGGGCCTTCTTGTATCATGGAAGCACCAGTTAGAACGAGATGCCGAAACTCTTAAAATGAAGGGAAATCTTAATCAATTGCGCGTT cagGTTTTGAGTAGGAGTGGAATGGATTGTGAAGGTTTAGAGACATTATGCATCAAGGATCAAACGCTTACTAACGAGA GTGCGGAGAAGGTAGTTGGATGGGCCTTAAGCCATCATTTAATGCAGAATCTGGATGCCGATCCTGATTCTAGAGTTCTTTTGTCTAGTGAGAG CATTCAATACGGGATCAGCATCTTACAGGCTATCCAGAATGAATCTAAGTGCTTGAAGAAGTCACTTAAG GATGTTGTTACAGAGAATGAATTCGAGAAAAGGCTTTTAGCAGACGTTATCCCACCAAGTGATATAGGAGTCACATTTGATGATATCGGAGCTCTAGAAAATGTGAAGGATACTTTAAAGGAGTTGGTGATGCTTCCTTTGCAAAGGCCCGAACTTTTCTGCAAGGGGCAATTGACTAAG CCATGCAAGGGCATTCTATTATTTGGCCCACCTGGAACAGGTAAGACGATGCTCGCAAAAGCTGTTGCTACTGAAGCTGGTGCAAATTTTATCAACATTTCCATGTCAAGCATTACGTCGAAG TGGTTCGGTGAGGGTGAGAAGTATGTAAAAGCTGTTTTCTCTCTAGCCAGTAAAATTGCCCCAAGTGTTGTATTTGTCGATGAA GTTGACAGCATGTTGGGTCGAagagaaaatccgggagaacATGAGGCCATGAGaaagatgaaaaatgaatttatggTGAACTGGGATGGTTTGCGAACAAAGGACACAGAAAGGGTGCTGGTTCTTGCAGCCACAAACAGACCTTTTGACCTTGATGAAGCTGTTATTCGAAGGCTTCCTCGTAG GTTGATGGTGAATTTGCCAGATGCTCCAAACAGAGCAAAGATACTTAAAGTTATTTTGGCAAAAGAAGATTTGTCTCCagaatttgattttgattcgGTTGCTAGTATGACGGATGGCTATTCTGGGAGCGACCTTAAG AATCTTTGTGTTGCTGCTGCTCACCGTCCAATTAAAGAGATAttggagaaggaaaaaaag GAGCGTGCTGCAGCTCTCACAGATGGCAGGCCTGCTCCAGCCCTTAGTGGAAGTGAGGATATTCGGCCTCTAAACATGGATGACTTCAAATATGCTCATGAACGG GTATGTGCGAGTGTTTCGTCGGAGTCTGTAAACATGACGGAGCTGTTACAATGGAACGAGCTCTATGGTGAAGGAGGTTCTAGGAGAAAGAAGGCTCTTAGTTACTTCATGTAA
- the LOC120082789 gene encoding uncharacterized protein LOC120082789 isoform X2 gives MVSTRRSGSLSGSNSKRSSSSEDKPSSPKRQKVENGCGSEKSMPAAENSKELCTAPTVDPGEHGPGGGPIAGVDVGEGVSSLKEDAAPPAVAVNTPIAEGTSLVGDKPRSSFSSWSHYAAKQNPNFETTTPWCRLLSQFGQNSNVDIFSSNFTIGSSRGCNFPLKDHTISGTLCKIKHTQREGSAVAVLESTGGKGSVMVNGLTVKKSTNCVLNSGDEVVFGALGNHAYIFQQLMNEVSVKGLDVQSGVGKFLQLGKRTGDPSAVAGASILASLSNLRQDISRWKPPSQTSSKTHQGAELPSKSIVHDAMELEIDALEANSNPEVRNDKAVDSSTTNRNLHPGSNPDAVIEAGNVKLSGVNDLIGPLFRMLAQSTSCKLKLSKSICKQVMEERNQWIGELQPASTSGMSLRCAAFKEDVHAGIVDGRGLEVSFDNFPYYLSENTKNVLIAASFIHLKHKEHSKYTSELNTVNPRILLSGPAGSEIYQEMLAKALANYYGAKLLIFDSHSFLGGLSSKEAELLKDGINAAKSCSCSKQSIVSTETTKNTDQVTGEEDTPSSSTLFTPDSQPKMEMDSIPSSSGTAKNSFLKIGDRVRFIGSASGGIYPTTSPSRGPPNGTRGKVVLTFDNNSSSKIGVKFDKLIPDGVDLGGYCEGGYGYFCNATDLRLENSGVEELDKILIDILFEAVYSESRNSPFILFMKDAEKSLVGNLDSYSTFKSRLEKLPDNVIVIGSHTHTDNRKEKSHPGGLLFTKFGSNQTALLDLAFPDSFGRLHDRGKEVPKATKLLTKLFPNKVTIHMPQDEGLLVSWKHQLERDAETLKMKGNLNQLRVVLSRSGMDCEGLETLCIKDQTLTNESAEKVVGWALSHHLMQNLDADPDSRVLLSSESIQYGISILQAIQNESKCLKKSLKDVVTENEFEKRLLADVIPPSDIGVTFDDIGALENVKDTLKELVMLPLQRPELFCKGQLTKPCKGILLFGPPGTGKTMLAKAVATEAGANFINISMSSITSKWFGEGEKYVKAVFSLASKIAPSVVFVDEVDSMLGRRENPGEHEAMRKMKNEFMVNWDGLRTKDTERVLVLAATNRPFDLDEAVIRRLPRRLMVNLPDAPNRAKILKVILAKEDLSPEFDFDSVASMTDGYSGSDLKNLCVAAAHRPIKEILEKEKKERAAALTDGRPAPALSGSEDIRPLNMDDFKYAHERVCASVSSESVNMTELLQWNELYGEGGSRRKKALSYFM, from the exons ATGGTTTCAACGAGAAGAAGTGGATCTCTCTCTGGTAGCAATAGCAAAAGATCTTCGTCTTCGGAGGATAAGCCATCGTCACCGAAGCGTCAAAAG GTGGAAAATGGGTGTGGTTCAGAGAAATCGATGCCGGCGGCggagaattctaaggaattaTGCACCGCGCCGACTGTGGATCCTGGAGAGCATGGACCTGGCGGTGGTCCGATCGCTGGAGTTGACGTGGGAGAAGGTGTGAGCTCTTTGAAGGAGGATGCTGCACCACCGGCCGTCGCTGTTAACACTCCTATCGCCGAGG GAACTTCGCTGGTGGGAGATAAGCCTAGGAGTTCATTTTCATCATGGAGTCACTATGCTGCGAAGCagaatccaaattttgaaacGACAACTCCTTGGTGTAGGCTTCTCTCACAGTTCGGACAG AACTCCAATGTTGATATTTTCTCGTCAAATTTTACCATTGGTTCTAGTAGAGGTTGCAACTTTCCCTTGAAGGATCACACAATTAGCGGAACACTTTGCAAGATCAAGCACACTCAG CGTGAGGGTAGTGCTGTAGCTGTGCTGGAAAGTACGGGAGGCAAGGGATCGGTGATGGTCAATGGGTTGACTGTCAAAAAGAGCACCAACTGTGTGCTAAATTCTGGTGACGAGGTGGTCTTCGGTGCTCTGGGGAACCATGCTTAT ATATTTCAGCAACTTATGAATGAGGTTTCAGTTAAAGGTTTGGATGTTCAGAGCGGTGTTGGAAAATTCTTGCAGCTCGGAAAGAGGACTGGCGATCCTTCTGCTGTGGCCGGGGCCTCGATCTTGGCGTCTCTTTCAAACCTCAGACAGGATATATCACGTTGGAAGCCTCCTTCTCAGACCAGCAGTAAAACACACCAAGGTGCTGAACTTCCTTCTAAATCTATTGTTCATGATGCAATGGAACTTGAAATTGATGCTCTTGAAGCCAACTCAAATCCAGAAGTACGAAATGATAAAGCTGTAGACTCAAGCACAACTAACAGGAATCTTCATCCCGGCTCCAATCCAGACGCTGTCATAGAGGCAGGCAATGTAAAACTCTCTGGGGTGAATGATTTGATAGGGCCTTTGTTCAGGATGTTAGCTCAGTCAACTAGTTGTAAACTGAAATTGAGCAAAAGTATCTGTAAACAGGTAATGGAAGAAAGAAACCAGTGGATTGGGGAGTTGCAGCCAGCATCAACTTCGGGAATGTCTTTGCGGTGTGCAGCATTTAAAGAAGATGTTCACGCAGGGATTGTTGATGGAAGAGGCTTAGAAGTTTCATTTGACAACTTTCCATACTATTTGAG TGAGAATACGAAGAATGTGCTTATTGCTGCTTCTTTCATACACTTGAAGCATAAAGAACATTCAAAGTATACCTCAGAATTAAATACAGTGAATCCACGAATTCTACTTTCTGGTCCCGCTG GTTCAGAGATATATCAAGAGATGCTAGCAAAGGCACTTGCCAACTACTATGGTGCTAAGCTACTCATATTTGATAGCCATTCATTTTTGGGT GGTTTATCATCAAAGGAAGCAGAGCTGTTGAAGGATGGAATTAATGCAGCAAAGTCTTGTAGCTGTTCTAAACAGAGTATTGTATCTACTGAGACCACCAAGAACACAGATCAAGTGACTGGTGAAGAAGATACACCAAGCTCTTCTACTTTATTCACCCCTGATTCCCAACCTAAGATGGAGATGGACTCAATACCATCATCCTCTGGGACAGCAAAGAATagctttttaaaaattg GTGATAGAGTAAGATTTATAGGTTCAGCTTCTGGGGGGATATATCCTACAACATCTCCCTCAAG GGGCCCACCCAATGGAACACGTGGAAAGGTTGTATTAACTTTTGACAACAACTCTTCGTCAAAAATTGGTGTTAAGTTTGATAAACTTATACCTGATGGAGTTGATCTTGGGGGATATTGTGAAGGAGGCTATGGATATTTCTGTAATG CTACCGATCTTCGTTTGGAGAACTCTGGTGTGGAAGAATTGGATAAGATacttattgatattttatttgag GCGGTATATAGTGAAAGCAGAAATTCTCCTTTCATTTTGTTCATGAAAGATGCTGAGAAGTCTCTTGTTGGAAATTTAGACTCCTATTCTACTTTTAAAAGTAGACTGGAAAAGCTTCCCGACAATGTTATAGTAATTGGTTCTCATACTCATACTGACAACCGCAAGGAGAAG TCACATCCTGGTGGCCTACTTTTCACGAAATTTGGCAGCAATCAAACTGCTCTTCTTGACTTGGCATTTCCG GATAGTTTTGGAAGACTACATGATAGAGGGAAGGAAGTTCCAAAAGCAACAAAACTTCTTACTAAACTATTTCCCAATAAAGTTACAATCCACATGCCGCAG GATGAGGGCCTTCTTGTATCATGGAAGCACCAGTTAGAACGAGATGCCGAAACTCTTAAAATGAAGGGAAATCTTAATCAATTGCGCGTT GTTTTGAGTAGGAGTGGAATGGATTGTGAAGGTTTAGAGACATTATGCATCAAGGATCAAACGCTTACTAACGAGA GTGCGGAGAAGGTAGTTGGATGGGCCTTAAGCCATCATTTAATGCAGAATCTGGATGCCGATCCTGATTCTAGAGTTCTTTTGTCTAGTGAGAG CATTCAATACGGGATCAGCATCTTACAGGCTATCCAGAATGAATCTAAGTGCTTGAAGAAGTCACTTAAG GATGTTGTTACAGAGAATGAATTCGAGAAAAGGCTTTTAGCAGACGTTATCCCACCAAGTGATATAGGAGTCACATTTGATGATATCGGAGCTCTAGAAAATGTGAAGGATACTTTAAAGGAGTTGGTGATGCTTCCTTTGCAAAGGCCCGAACTTTTCTGCAAGGGGCAATTGACTAAG CCATGCAAGGGCATTCTATTATTTGGCCCACCTGGAACAGGTAAGACGATGCTCGCAAAAGCTGTTGCTACTGAAGCTGGTGCAAATTTTATCAACATTTCCATGTCAAGCATTACGTCGAAG TGGTTCGGTGAGGGTGAGAAGTATGTAAAAGCTGTTTTCTCTCTAGCCAGTAAAATTGCCCCAAGTGTTGTATTTGTCGATGAA GTTGACAGCATGTTGGGTCGAagagaaaatccgggagaacATGAGGCCATGAGaaagatgaaaaatgaatttatggTGAACTGGGATGGTTTGCGAACAAAGGACACAGAAAGGGTGCTGGTTCTTGCAGCCACAAACAGACCTTTTGACCTTGATGAAGCTGTTATTCGAAGGCTTCCTCGTAG GTTGATGGTGAATTTGCCAGATGCTCCAAACAGAGCAAAGATACTTAAAGTTATTTTGGCAAAAGAAGATTTGTCTCCagaatttgattttgattcgGTTGCTAGTATGACGGATGGCTATTCTGGGAGCGACCTTAAG AATCTTTGTGTTGCTGCTGCTCACCGTCCAATTAAAGAGATAttggagaaggaaaaaaag GAGCGTGCTGCAGCTCTCACAGATGGCAGGCCTGCTCCAGCCCTTAGTGGAAGTGAGGATATTCGGCCTCTAAACATGGATGACTTCAAATATGCTCATGAACGG GTATGTGCGAGTGTTTCGTCGGAGTCTGTAAACATGACGGAGCTGTTACAATGGAACGAGCTCTATGGTGAAGGAGGTTCTAGGAGAAAGAAGGCTCTTAGTTACTTCATGTAA